The following coding sequences lie in one Nakaseomyces glabratus chromosome I, complete sequence genomic window:
- the SHM1 gene encoding glycine hydroxymethyltransferase SHM1 (CAGL0I09284g~Ortholog(s) have glycine hydroxymethyltransferase activity, role in one-carbon metabolic process, serine family amino acid biosynthetic process and mitochondrion localization) has product MMLLRAARVPVLGRRFLSQQQLISKHVQEVDPEMFRILSDERSRQKHSVTLIPSENFTSKAVMDLLGSEMQNKYSEGYPGERYYGGNQFIDKAESLCQARALDLYGLDPEKWGVNVQALSGAPANLYAYSAVMEVGDRLMGLDLPHGGHLSHGYQLPSGTKISYISKYFNTMPYHVNTETGIIDYDTLAMTSKLFRPKVIVAGTSAYSRKLDYARFRKIADGCGAYLLSDMAHISGLVAANVIDSPFEHSDIVTTTTHKSLRGPRGAMIFYRKGIKKVNKKTGKETPFTFDKTINFSVFPGHQGGPHNHTISALAVALKQAKTPEFVEYQKQVVSNAKAFGDELLKRGFELVSGGTDNHLLLLNLSNMGIDGARLEAILEKINIAANKNTIPGDKSALFPSGLRVGTPAMTTRGFQEQDFKKVAEYIDNAVKLSIALKSQESADAKDVRSKLNSFKQLCDQSEPVQKLAEEVSSWVGTFPVPGEL; this is encoded by the coding sequence ATGATGTTGCTACGTGCCGCTAGAGTGCCCGTGTTGGGCAGACGCTTTCTTTCCCAGCAACAATTGATCTCGAAGCATGTGCAAGAGGTGGACCCCGAGATGTTCCGCATCCTCAGCGATGAGAGGAGCAGACAGAAGCACTCTGTCACGCTGATCCCTTCTGAGAACTTCACGTCGAAGGCCGTCATGGACCTGCTGGGCTCTGAGATGCAGAACAAGTACTCCGAGGGCTACCCCGGCGAGAGGTACTACGGTGGTAACCAGTTCATCGATAAAGCTGAGTCGCTGTGCCAGGCCCGTGCCCTGGACCTGTATGGCCTTGACCCTGAGAAGTGGGGGGTCAATGTGCAGGCCCTGAGCGGTGCCCCTGCCAACCTGTACGCTTACTCCGCGGTCATGGAGGTCGGCGACCGTCTGATGGGTCTCGACTTGCCCCACGGTGGGCACTTGTCTCACGGATACCAATTGCCTTCCGGAACTAAGATCTCCTACATCTCAAAGTACTTCAACACCATGCCATACCACGTCAACACCGAGACCGGTATCATTGACTATGACACTTTGGCCATGACCTCTAAGCTGTTCAGACCAAAGGTCATCGTCGCAGGTACGTCCGCATACTCGAGGAAGCTGGACTACGCTAGGTTCAGAAAGATCGCCGACGGCTGCGGTGCCTACTTGCTGAGCGACATGGCCCACATCTCCGGTCTGGTGGCCGCCAATGTCATAGACTCCCCATTCGAGCACTCCGACATAgtcaccaccaccacccaCAAATCCCTAAGAGGCCCCCGTGGTGCTATGATATTCTACAGAAAGGGTATCAAGAAAGTCAACAAGAAGACTGGCAAGGAGACCCCATTCACTTTCGACAAGACCATCAACTTCTCAGTGTTCCCAGGCCACCAAGGTGGCCCACACAACCACACCATTTCTGCATTGGCTGTGGCATTAAAGCAAGCAAAGACCCCCGAGTTCGTCGAGTACCAGAAGCAAGTGGTCTCCAACGCAAAGGCCTTCGGTGACGAGCTATTGAAGCGTGGCTTCGAGCTAGTGTCCGGCGGTACCGATAATCACTTGCTTTTGCTAAACCTGTCCAACATGGGCATCGACGGTGCTCGTTTGGAGGCTATCCTGGAGAAGATTAACATCGCCGCAAACAAGAACACCATCCCAGGTGACAAGTCCGCGCTGTTCCCATCAGGTTTGAGAGTAGGTACCCCAGCCATGACTACCAGAGGCTTCCAAGAACAAGACTTCAAGAAGGTCGCTGAGTACATCGACAACGCCGTTAAACTATCCATTGCTCTGAAGTCCCAGGAGTCCGCAGACGCTAAGGACGTCAGATCAAAGCTAAACAGCTTCAAGCAGTTGTGTGACCAGTCTGAACCAGTGCAAAAATTAGCCGAAGAAGTGTCCTCATGGGTAGGCACATTCCCAGTTCCTGGCGAATTGTAG
- the YPT10 gene encoding Rab family GTPase YPT10 (CAGL0I09306g~Ortholog(s) have guanyl nucleotide binding activity, role in Golgi organization, protein targeting to vacuole and fungal-type vacuole membrane, late endosome localization): MSETLVYQKSLKVVLLGESAVGKSAIVTRFSTGKYLRNNATIGAAYVTKDLEYIRDGDVYQVRLEIWDTAGQERYRSLTPMYYRNTDVAIVVFDVSNLRSLSMAHKWIDELNTYVENKGRERINIVLVGNKMDLCSDEERSTLPQRVEEQFQAVSAKSGEGIEELFDHIVKGIPSDQFTLKSAAVEQPDNVVNLNNKSVLQSTCNC, from the coding sequence ATGAGTGAAACATTAGTGTATCAGAAGAGCTTGAAAGTGGTGCTGCTGGGGGAGTCCGCTGTTGGGAAGTCTGCGATAGTGACGAGGTTCAGCACTGGGAAGTACCTGCGGAACAATGCCACCATTGGGGCGGCGTATGTGACCAAAGACCTGGAGTATATACGAGACGGAGACGTATACCAAGTGCGGCTGGAGATATGGGATACCGCTGGGCAGGAGCGGTACAGGTCCCTGACTCCGATGTACTACAGGAACACAGACGTTGCCATTGTGGTATTTGATGTGAGTAACCTGCGGAGTCTATCGATGGCACACAAATGGATAGACGAGCTGAACACATATGTGGAGAACAAAGGACGGGAGAGGATAAATATCGTACTTGTGGGCAATAAGATGGACCTGTGCAGTGACGAGGAGCGTAGTACCTTGCCACAAAGAGTTGAAGAGCAGTTTCAGGCCGTGAGCGCAAAGTCAGGGGAAGGCATAGAGGAGCTATTTGATCATATCGTCAAGGGTATACCGTCAGACCAATTCACGCTGAAGAGTGCTGCAGTTGAACAGCCAGACAATGTCGTAAACCTGAATAATAAATCGGTATTGCAATCAACATGTAATTGCTAA